One genomic region from Streptomyces venezuelae encodes:
- a CDS encoding transposase family protein, whose protein sequence is MNNVRPQLEELLFGSVENMSVESVEAADAVVRVKARSTAKRAACPGCGCWSSRIHGSYLHFPSDLPTSGKPVVVSLRVRRFLCAEGSCPRKTFAEQVPGLTCRSARRTERLRSTLVSVGLALAGRAGARMSDAFGVRVSRNTLLRLIQVADRWHLWHNLGEAAEKCVYRHRACLRPAPESPEESTQAPESPASSPWPTGHRFAERTRAKHATVHALLAAGHSKRSIARQLGMGLNTVLRFSRATEPEQLFTGQWQSRPTKLDAYKPYLDQRWQEGSTNAWKLWEEIKAQATQTATATSAPTSAGTCAASPSRSAPGRRPPAPSPAGSSPTPMPWPRATGSSSRPC, encoded by the coding sequence GTGAACAACGTGCGGCCGCAGCTGGAAGAGCTGCTGTTCGGGTCGGTGGAGAACATGTCGGTGGAGTCGGTCGAGGCGGCTGACGCTGTCGTAAGAGTGAAGGCCCGGTCCACGGCCAAGCGGGCGGCCTGTCCGGGCTGCGGGTGCTGGTCGAGTCGAATACACGGCTCTTACCTGCACTTTCCCAGCGATCTACCCACGTCGGGCAAGCCCGTCGTCGTATCGCTGCGAGTGCGCCGGTTCCTCTGCGCGGAGGGCTCCTGCCCGCGCAAGACGTTTGCCGAGCAGGTGCCCGGCCTCACCTGTCGATCCGCTCGCCGGACGGAACGGCTGCGATCGACGCTCGTCTCGGTCGGTCTCGCACTCGCGGGACGGGCCGGCGCCCGAATGTCGGACGCCTTCGGGGTCCGAGTCAGCCGGAACACCCTGCTGAGGCTGATCCAGGTCGCGGACCGCTGGCACCTGTGGCACAACCTCGGCGAAGCCGCCGAGAAGTGCGTCTACCGGCACCGTGCCTGCCTGCGGCCTGCACCTGAGTCACCGGAGGAGTCAACCCAGGCGCCGGAGTCGCCCGCGTCCTCGCCGTGGCCAACGGGCCACCGGTTCGCCGAACGCACGCGCGCCAAGCACGCCACCGTCCATGCCCTACTGGCCGCCGGTCACAGCAAGCGGTCCATCGCCCGGCAGCTCGGCATGGGCCTCAACACCGTCCTCCGCTTCTCCCGCGCCACCGAGCCGGAGCAACTGTTTACCGGCCAGTGGCAAAGCCGCCCCACCAAGCTCGACGCCTACAAGCCCTACCTCGACCAGCGATGGCAGGAAGGCTCCACCAACGCCTGGAAACTCTGGGAGGAGATCAAGGCACAGGCTACCCAGACGGCTACGGCGACGTCCGCGCCTACGTCAGCCGGAACCTGCGCGGCAAGCCCCAGCCGGTCGGCCCCCGGCCGCCGTCCGCCCGCGCCGTCACCCGCTGGGTCCTCACCCACCCCGATGCCCTGGCCGAGAGCGACCGGCTCCAGCTCAAGGCCGTGCTGA
- a CDS encoding transposase has protein sequence MAESDRLQLKAVLTNCPELDALAEHARSFAHMLTQLQGHQLPAWTEAATAADLPSLQRFARHLERDLGAVTAGLSQPWNSGVVEGHVNRIKMLKRQMFGRAGFELLRKRVLLYY, from the coding sequence CTGGCCGAGAGCGACCGGCTCCAGCTCAAGGCCGTGCTGACCAACTGTCCCGAACTGGACGCACTCGCCGAGCATGCACGCTCCTTCGCCCACATGCTGACCCAGCTGCAAGGCCACCAACTGCCAGCATGGACCGAAGCGGCAACCGCCGCCGACCTGCCCAGCCTCCAGCGCTTCGCCCGGCACCTGGAGCGCGACCTCGGCGCCGTCACTGCCGGACTCTCGCAGCCGTGGAACTCCGGAGTCGTCGAAGGCCATGTCAACCGGATCAAGATGCTCAAGCGCCAGATGTTTGGCCGCGCCGGCTTCGAACTCCTCCGCAAGCGCGTCCTGCTCTACTACTGA
- a CDS encoding papain-like cysteine protease family protein: MTVVSRFPGQLDVFVIGFDNRVWTTFWNEHTGWNTDFFPLPGGAVFDHEKQRLAAVSRFPGQLDVFVIGFDNRVWTTFWNEHTGWNGDFFPLPGGAVFDHEKQRLAVESRFPGQLDVFVIGFDNRVWTTFWNEHTGWNTDFFPLPGGAVFDHQKQQAIAVSRFAGQLDVFVIGFDNRVWTTFWNEHTGWNADFFPLPGGAVFSHEKQKLAAVSRFPGQLDVFVIGFDNRVWTTFWNEHTGWNADFFPLPGGAVFDHEKQELAAVSRFAGQLDVFVIGFDNRVWTTFWNEHTGWNADFFPLPGGAVFDRERQRADAVSRFAGQLDVFVIGFDNHVWTTFWNEALPEPTVRLNFVMERQTETNWCWAATSVSIARYYDARSTWTQCAVVNGELTRDDCCGSGASGPCNVPNVLDSPLSRVGHFDSMTGGTVTRERLQGEIRAGQPVCARTAWQAGGAHFVAITGFAPGDLIEVDDPVSGVSDVDYDVFTTAYLGSGSWTHTYFTK; this comes from the coding sequence GTGACCGTTGTGTCCCGGTTCCCGGGTCAGCTGGACGTGTTCGTGATCGGATTCGACAACCGCGTCTGGACGACCTTCTGGAACGAGCACACCGGCTGGAACACGGATTTCTTCCCCCTGCCGGGTGGCGCGGTGTTCGACCACGAGAAGCAGAGGCTTGCCGCGGTGTCCCGGTTCCCGGGTCAGCTGGACGTGTTCGTGATCGGATTCGACAACCGCGTCTGGACGACCTTCTGGAACGAGCACACCGGCTGGAACGGCGACTTCTTCCCCCTGCCCGGCGGCGCGGTGTTCGACCACGAGAAGCAGAGGCTTGCCGTGGAGTCGCGGTTCCCGGGGCAGCTGGACGTGTTCGTGATCGGATTCGACAACCGCGTCTGGACGACCTTCTGGAACGAGCACACCGGCTGGAACACGGATTTCTTCCCCCTGCCGGGTGGCGCTGTGTTCGACCATCAGAAGCAGCAGGCGATCGCTGTCTCCCGGTTCGCCGGTCAGCTGGATGTGTTCGTGATCGGATTCGACAACCGCGTCTGGACGACCTTCTGGAACGAGCACACCGGCTGGAACGCCGACTTCTTCCCCCTGCCCGGCGGCGCCGTGTTCTCCCACGAGAAGCAGAAGCTTGCCGCGGTGTCCCGGTTCCCGGGGCAGCTGGACGTGTTCGTGATCGGATTCGACAACCGCGTCTGGACGACCTTCTGGAACGAGCACACCGGCTGGAACGCCGACTTCTTCCCCCTGCCCGGCGGCGCGGTGTTCGACCACGAGAAGCAGGAGCTTGCCGCGGTGTCCCGGTTCGCCGGTCAGCTGGACGTGTTCGTGATCGGATTCGACAACCGCGTCTGGACGACCTTCTGGAACGAGCACACCGGGTGGAACGCCGACTTCTTCCCCCTGCCTGGCGGTGCGGTATTCGATCGCGAGCGGCAACGGGCCGACGCGGTGTCCCGGTTCGCCGGGCAGCTGGACGTGTTCGTGATCGGATTCGACAACCACGTGTGGACCACGTTCTGGAACGAGGCGCTGCCCGAGCCCACGGTCCGCCTCAACTTCGTGATGGAGAGGCAGACCGAGACCAACTGGTGCTGGGCGGCCACGTCCGTGAGCATTGCCCGGTACTACGACGCCCGCAGCACCTGGACGCAGTGCGCCGTGGTCAACGGCGAGCTCACGCGCGACGACTGCTGCGGCTCGGGCGCGTCCGGCCCGTGCAACGTGCCCAACGTGCTCGACTCGCCGTTGAGCCGGGTGGGGCACTTCGACAGCATGACCGGCGGAACCGTGACCCGCGAACGGCTGCAGGGTGAGATCCGGGCGGGCCAGCCGGTGTGCGCCCGCACCGCCTGGCAGGCGGGCGGCGCCCACTTCGTCGCCATCACCGGCTTCGCCCCGGGCGACCTCATCGAGGTGGACGATCCGGTCTCCGGCGTCTCGGACGTCGACTACGACGTGTTCACCACCGCGTACCTCGGCTCCGGCTCGTGGACGCACACCTACTTCACCAAGTAA
- a CDS encoding response regulator transcription factor: MPCVLVVEDDPSIRASLMEILAEHGHAVRSTGDGFGALREVAQGSLDAVVLDLGLPDLDGGDALRMIRGISNVPVVVATARDDESEIVKLLNAGADDYLVKPFSGAQLLARLSAVLRRTAVPAPAAGQAPPPDPSSLVTVGELTVDPPARSAYLAGRELVLTRREFDLLAFLARHAGTVVSRHRLLAEVWQEAYIEDQTIDVHVSALRRKLGERASAPRYLRTVRGVGIKLVAPH; encoded by the coding sequence ATGCCCTGCGTACTCGTGGTCGAAGACGACCCCAGCATCCGTGCCTCGCTGATGGAGATCCTGGCGGAGCACGGCCATGCGGTGCGCAGCACGGGCGATGGGTTCGGCGCGCTGCGCGAGGTCGCGCAGGGCTCGCTGGACGCGGTGGTGCTGGACCTCGGCCTGCCCGATCTCGACGGCGGCGACGCGCTCCGCATGATCCGCGGGATATCGAACGTGCCCGTGGTGGTCGCGACCGCCCGCGACGACGAGAGCGAGATCGTCAAGCTCCTGAACGCGGGCGCCGACGACTACCTCGTCAAGCCGTTCTCCGGGGCGCAGCTCCTGGCCCGGCTCTCGGCGGTACTGCGGCGCACCGCGGTCCCCGCCCCGGCCGCCGGACAGGCCCCACCCCCCGATCCCTCGAGTCTGGTGACGGTCGGTGAGCTGACCGTGGATCCGCCGGCGCGTTCGGCCTATCTGGCGGGGCGTGAACTGGTGCTCACGCGCCGGGAGTTCGACCTGCTGGCCTTTCTCGCCCGGCACGCCGGCACGGTGGTGTCCCGGCACCGGCTGCTCGCCGAGGTCTGGCAGGAGGCCTACATCGAGGACCAGACCATCGACGTGCACGTGTCGGCGCTGCGCCGCAAGCTCGGCGAGCGGGCCTCGGCACCGCGCTATCTGCGCACCGTGCGCGGGGTGGGCATCAAGCTGGTGGCGCCGCACTGA
- a CDS encoding CAP domain-containing protein has translation MSPRAAHGRRTHRAPRRPRVTAAAAGLSVLAVAAACLAGTELAGSTHEKAESVAMGGDSPDPTPTTRPPTTASSTTRPPTTASPTAPTSPSAAPHTPTTLSTTPMPPSATPPPSATVRAAGPSASQGARKPRPATPAPAKQPAAEPDSGTRPAGGGEAEEVVRLVNVERAAAGCKALTVDADLTEAAQEYTDDMAAIGNFSHTGTDGSQPQDRIEAAGYTWSRSGENIAKGQADAAAVMDAWMHSPGHRANILNCGFTEIGVGVSTDGGPWWTQDFGTPS, from the coding sequence ATGAGTCCCCGAGCCGCCCACGGACGTCGCACACACCGCGCCCCACGTCGCCCGCGCGTCACAGCGGCCGCGGCGGGCCTCAGTGTCCTGGCCGTCGCCGCCGCCTGCCTTGCAGGCACCGAACTCGCCGGCTCCACGCACGAAAAGGCCGAATCCGTCGCCATGGGCGGCGACTCGCCTGACCCGACGCCGACCACCAGGCCGCCGACCACCGCATCGTCGACCACCAGGCCGCCGACCACCGCATCGCCGACCGCACCGACGTCCCCGTCGGCCGCCCCGCACACCCCGACGACCCTCTCCACCACGCCGATGCCCCCCTCGGCCACCCCACCGCCCTCGGCCACCGTCAGGGCGGCTGGACCTTCCGCGTCCCAGGGCGCGCGGAAGCCCAGGCCCGCGACCCCGGCCCCCGCGAAGCAGCCGGCCGCCGAGCCCGACAGCGGTACGCGCCCGGCAGGCGGCGGCGAGGCCGAGGAGGTCGTACGCCTCGTGAACGTCGAACGCGCCGCGGCGGGCTGCAAGGCCCTGACGGTCGACGCCGACCTCACCGAGGCGGCCCAGGAGTACACCGACGACATGGCGGCCATCGGCAACTTCTCCCACACGGGAACCGACGGCTCCCAGCCGCAGGACCGCATCGAGGCGGCCGGATACACCTGGTCACGGTCCGGCGAGAACATAGCCAAGGGACAGGCCGACGCGGCCGCCGTCATGGACGCCTGGATGCACAGCCCCGGCCACCGGGCCAACATCCTCAACTGCGGATTCACCGAGATCGGCGTCGGCGTCAGCACCGACGGAGGCCCCTGGTGGACCCAGGACTTCGGCACTCCCTCCTGA